The proteins below are encoded in one region of Rhododendron vialii isolate Sample 1 chromosome 7a, ASM3025357v1:
- the LOC131333722 gene encoding protein LOL1, producing the protein MPVPLAPYPTPTVPVTPPAANGAQSQLVCSGCRNLLLYPVGATSVCCAVCNAVTAVPPPGTEMAQLVCGGCHTLLMYIRGATSVQCSCCHTVNLAMEANQVAHVNCGNCQMLLMYQYGARSVKCAVCNFVTTVGASTSTTEQKFSS; encoded by the exons ATGCCAGTTCCTCTTGCTCCGTATCCGACGCCTACCGTACCGGTTACACCACCTGCTGCAAATG GTGCACAAAGCCAGCTAGTGTGTTCAGGATGCCGAAACCTTTTACTCTATCCAGTCGGAGCAACCTCCGTATGTTGTGCCGTTTGCAATGCTGTCACAGCTGTGCCACCTCCAG GCACGGAAATGGCTCAGTTGGTTTGTGGAGGCTGTCACACCTTACTCATGTATATTCGTGGAGCAACAAGCGTACAATGCTCATGTTGTCATACTGTCAACTTAGCTATGGAAG CAAACCAAGTGGCACACGTCAATTGCGGGAACTGTCAGATGCTGTTGATGTACCAATATGGAGCACGATCTGTCAAATGTGCAGTTTGCAATTTTGTGACAACAGTTGGG
- the LOC131333687 gene encoding UDP-sulfoquinovose synthase, chloroplastic, with product MARLLSTYCSVDMSSSCKLPCHQSYQGSNFFSSSCKLQTSKFPLEKLVLKGNRPERACMVSSTTLPISQEAKTQPGSGSHQASGGSSKRKRVMVIGGDGYCGWATALHLSNKNYEVAIVDSLVRRLFDHQLGLDSLTPISSIHNRIRRWKSETGKTIQLYIGDICDFEFLAETFESFKPDAVVHFGEQRSAPYSMIDRSRAVFTQNNNVIGTLNVLFAIKEFREDCHLVKLGTMGEYGTPNIDIEEGYITITHNGRTDTLPYPKQASSFYHLSKVHDSNNIAFTCKAWGMRATDLNQGVVYGVRTDETEMHEELCNRLDYDGVFGTALNRFCVQAAVGHPLTVYGKGGQTRGYLDIRDTIQCVELAIANPAQRGEFRVFNQFTEQFSVNELASLVTKAGEKLGLNVETKSVPNPRVEAEEHYYNAKHTKLIELGLKPHLLSDSLLDSLLNFAIQFKDRVDVKQIMPSVSWKKIGAKPKTVAA from the exons ATGGCACGTCTGCTTTCAACTTATTGTTCTGTAGATATGTCCTCCAGCTGCAAACTTCCCTGTCATCAATCATACCAAggctcaaattttttttcttcatcctGTAAATTACAAACATCTAAGTTTCCGCTTGAAAAGCTTGTCTTGAAAGGAAATAGGCCAGAAAGAGCTTGCATGGTCAGTTCAACAACTCTTCCTATTAGCCAAGAAGCCAAAACCCAACCGGGTTCTGGGTCTCATCAAGCCTCCGGTGGTTCATCCAAGCGTAAACGGGTCATGGTTATTGGTGGTGATGGTTACTGCGGTTGGGCCACTGCCCTCCACCTGTCGAACAAAAACTATGAAGTTGCAATTGTTGACAGCCTTGTCCGTCGTCTCTTTGACCACCAACTTGGCCTTGACTCACTTACCCCTATCTCCTCCATCCATAATCGCATCCGTCGTTGGAAATCCGAAACGGGAAAAACTATCCAACTCTATATTGGCGACATCTGTGACTTTGAATTCCTGGCAGAAACCTTTGAGTCGTTTAAACCGGATGCTGTGGTCCACTTTGGGGAACAACGCTCCGCTCCCTACTCTATGATCGACAGGTCTAGAGCTGTCTTCACTCAGAATAACAACGTGATTGGAACACTCAATGTTCTCTTTGCCATTAAGGAATTTAGAGAGGACTGTCATCTGGTGAAACTTGGAACCATGGGAGAATATGGAACGCCCAATATAGATATTGAAGAGGGGTACATAACGATAACTCATAATGGAAGAACAGATACATTGCCTTATCCCAAGCAAGCAAGCTCTTTCTATCATCTGAGTAAGGTGCACGATTCGAATAATATAGCGTTCACTTGCAAGGCTTGGGGGATGAGAGCCACTGATCTGAATCAAGGGGTGGTCTATGGGGTGAGAACAGATGAGACTGAGATGCATGAGGAGCTCTGCAACAGATTGGACTACGATGGAGTGTTTGGAACTGCGTTGAATCGTTTTTGTGTCCAGGCTGCTGTCGGTCATCCACTGACTGTGTATGGCAAAGGAGGCCAG ACCAGAGGATACCTTGACATAAGAGATACAATCCAGTGCGTTGAGCTCGCAATTGCAAACCCTGCACAGCGTGGAGAGTTTAGAGTCTTCAATCAATTCACAGAGCAGTTTTCTGTCAATGAACTCGCATCGTTGGTCACTAAGGCAGGAGAGAAGCTTGGTCTTAATGTGGAAACCAAATCTGTCCCAAACCCAAGGGTGGAGGCGGAGGAACATTACTACAATGCCAAGCACACCAAGCTCATTGAATTGGGGCTTAAACCACACCTCCTCTCAGACTCTCTGCTTGACTCCCTGCTCAACTTTGCTATCCAGTTTAAGGATCGCGTTGATGTGAAACAGATAATGCCAAGTGTTTCTTGGAAGAAAATAGGTGCTAAGCCAAAGACCGTTGCTGCCTAG